One genomic window of Haemophilus haemolyticus includes the following:
- the hslO gene encoding Hsp33 family molecular chaperone HslO — protein sequence MTNQQDYTQDNDKLYRYLFENRAVRGEWVRLNKTFTDTLNTHQYPKAVQDLLGEMMVATNLLTATLKFDGNITVQIQGDGPLRLALVNGNDQQQIRALARVDGNITENMSLHNMIGKGVLVITIAPKEGERYQGVISLDKPTITECLEDYFVRSEQLQTQLIIRTGEYEGKSVAAGMLLQIMPDGSGTPEDFEHLTTLAATVKDEELFGLPAEELLYRLYHEETVNLYPAQDVQFFCGCSAERSGSALLLISDEEIDEILAEHKGSIDMQCECCGTHYFFNKEAIEKLKSTKL from the coding sequence ATGACCAATCAACAAGACTATACTCAAGACAATGACAAGCTTTACCGTTATCTTTTCGAAAATCGTGCGGTTCGTGGGGAATGGGTTCGCTTAAATAAAACATTTACTGATACATTAAACACCCATCAGTATCCTAAAGCAGTACAGGATTTATTGGGTGAAATGATGGTGGCGACTAATTTGCTTACTGCCACACTAAAATTTGACGGCAATATCACCGTACAAATTCAAGGCGATGGCCCATTACGCTTAGCATTAGTAAATGGCAATGATCAACAACAAATCCGCGCCCTTGCTCGAGTGGATGGCAACATCACTGAAAATATGAGCCTACATAATATGATTGGTAAAGGTGTATTGGTCATTACTATTGCACCAAAAGAAGGCGAACGCTATCAAGGTGTAATTAGCTTGGATAAACCGACAATCACAGAATGCTTAGAAGATTATTTTGTACGCTCAGAACAGCTTCAAACTCAATTAATTATTCGTACTGGAGAATATGAAGGCAAGTCAGTAGCAGCAGGTATGTTATTACAAATTATGCCTGATGGTTCTGGTACACCAGAAGATTTTGAGCATTTAACTACGCTCGCAGCAACAGTAAAAGACGAAGAATTATTTGGTCTCCCTGCAGAAGAGTTACTCTACCGTTTATATCACGAAGAAACCGTCAATCTTTATCCAGCACAAGATGTACAATTTTTCTGTGGCTGCTCTGCTGAGCGTTCTGGTTCTGCATTGCTGCTCATCTCCGATGAAGAAATTGACGAAATATTAGCCGAACATAAAGGCAGTATTGATATGCAATGTGAGTGCTGTGGTACACACTATTTCTTTAATAAAGAAGCGATTGAAAAATTAAAATCAACAAAACTTTAA
- the pckA gene encoding phosphoenolpyruvate carboxykinase (ATP): protein MTDLNKVVKELEALGIYDVKEVVYNPSYEQLFEEETNPGLEGFEKGTLTTTGAVAVDTGIFTGRSPKDKYIVLDEKTKDTVWWTSEAAKNDNKPMNQATWQSLKDLVTNQLSRKRLFVVDGFCGASEHDRIAVRIVTEVAWQAHFVKNMFIRPTEEQLKNFEPDFVVMNGSKVTNPNWKEQGLNSENFVAFNLTERIQLIGGTWYGGEMKKGMFSMMNYFLPLKGVGAMHCSANVGKDGDVAIFFGLSGTGKTTLSTDPKRELIGDDEHGWDDVGIFNFEGGCYAKTIHLSEENEPDIYRAIRRDALLENVVVRADGSVDFDDGSKTENTRVSYPIYHIDNIVKPVSRAGHATKVIFLTADAFGVLPPVSKLTPEQTKYYFLSGFTAKLAGTERGITEPTPTFSACFGAAFLTLHPTQYAEVLVKRMQAAGAEAYLVNTGWNGTGKRISIKDTRGIIDAILDGSIEKAEMGELPIFNLAIPKALPGVDSAILDPRDTYADKAQWQSKAEDLAGRFVKNFVKYATNEEGKALIAAGPKA, encoded by the coding sequence ATGACAGACTTAAACAAAGTAGTAAAAGAACTTGAAGCTCTAGGCATTTATGACGTAAAAGAAGTTGTCTACAATCCAAGCTACGAGCAATTGTTCGAAGAAGAAACCAATCCAGGTTTAGAAGGCTTTGAAAAAGGTACTTTAACTACGACTGGTGCAGTAGCTGTGGATACTGGTATCTTTACTGGCCGTTCACCAAAAGATAAATATATTGTGTTAGATGAAAAAACCAAAGATACTGTTTGGTGGACCTCTGAAGCAGCGAAAAATGACAACAAACCAATGAACCAAGCTACATGGCAAAGCTTAAAAGATTTGGTGACTAACCAACTTTCTCGTAAACGCTTATTTGTGGTTGATGGTTTCTGTGGCGCTAGCGAACACGACCGTATTGCAGTACGTATTGTCACTGAAGTTGCATGGCAAGCACACTTTGTGAAAAATATGTTTATTCGCCCAACTGAAGAACAACTCAAAAATTTTGAACCAGATTTCGTTGTAATGAACGGTTCTAAAGTAACCAATCCAAACTGGAAAGAACAAGGTTTAAATTCAGAAAACTTCGTTGCTTTCAACTTAACTGAGCGCATTCAATTAATCGGTGGTACTTGGTACGGCGGTGAAATGAAAAAAGGTATGTTCTCAATGATGAACTACTTCCTACCACTTAAAGGTGTTGGCGCAATGCACTGCTCAGCTAACGTTGGTAAAGATGGCGATGTAGCAATCTTCTTCGGCTTATCTGGTACAGGTAAAACAACCCTTTCAACCGATCCAAAACGTGAATTAATCGGTGACGATGAACACGGTTGGGATGATGTTGGTATCTTTAACTTTGAAGGTGGTTGCTATGCGAAAACCATTCACCTTTCAGAAGAAAATGAACCAGATATTTACCGCGCTATCCGTCGCGATGCATTATTAGAAAACGTAGTTGTTCGTGCAGATGGTTCTGTTGATTTTGATGACGGTTCAAAAACAGAAAATACTCGCGTGTCTTACCCAATTTATCACATTGATAACATTGTAAAACCAGTTTCTCGTGCTGGTCACGCAACTAAAGTTATTTTCTTAACTGCTGATGCATTTGGCGTGTTACCACCAGTATCTAAATTGACACCAGAACAAACTAAATACTACTTCTTATCAGGTTTCACTGCAAAATTAGCAGGGACTGAACGTGGTATTACTGAACCAACTCCAACTTTCTCAGCATGTTTCGGTGCTGCGTTCTTAACGCTTCACCCAACTCAATATGCAGAAGTGTTAGTAAAACGTATGCAAGCAGCCGGTGCTGAAGCTTACTTAGTGAATACTGGTTGGAATGGTACAGGCAAACGTATCTCAATCAAAGATACTCGCGGAATTATTGATGCAATCTTAGATGGCTCAATTGAAAAAGCTGAAATGGGCGAATTGCCAATCTTCAACTTAGCAATTCCTAAAGCATTACCAGGTGTAGATTCTGCAATCTTAGATCCTCGTGATACTTACGCAGATAAAGCACAATGGCAATCAAAAGCTGAAGACTTAGCAGGTCGCTTTGTGAAAAACTTTGTTAAATATGCAACTAACGAAGAAGGCAAAGCTTTAATTGCAGCTGGTCCTAAAGCTTAA
- the frr gene encoding ribosome recycling factor, producing MLNQIKKDAQDRMEKSLEALKGHISKIRTGRAQPSLLDTIQVEYYGAATPLRQLANVVAEDARTLAVTVFDRSLISAVEKAILTSDLGLNPSSAGTTIRVPLPPLTEERRRDLIKIVKGEGEQGKVAVRNVRRDANDKIKALLKDKEISENEQHKAEEEIQKITDIYIKKVDEVLADKEKELMDF from the coding sequence ATGCTTAACCAAATTAAAAAAGATGCTCAAGATCGTATGGAAAAAAGCCTTGAAGCATTAAAAGGCCATATTTCGAAAATCCGTACTGGTCGTGCACAACCAAGTTTACTTGATACAATTCAAGTTGAATATTATGGTGCGGCGACTCCACTTCGCCAATTAGCAAACGTAGTGGCAGAAGATGCACGTACTTTAGCTGTAACTGTTTTTGATCGTTCTTTAATCTCTGCGGTAGAAAAAGCAATTTTAACCTCAGATTTAGGTTTAAACCCATCTTCAGCGGGTACCACAATCCGTGTTCCGCTTCCTCCATTAACAGAAGAACGTCGTCGCGATTTAATCAAAATTGTAAAAGGCGAAGGTGAACAAGGTAAAGTTGCGGTTCGCAACGTGCGTCGTGATGCGAATGATAAAATCAAAGCATTATTAAAAGACAAAGAAATTAGCGAAAACGAACAACATAAAGCAGAAGAAGAAATCCAAAAAATCACAGATATTTACATTAAAAAAGTAGATGAAGTATTAGCGGATAAAGAAAAAGAATTGATGGATTTCTAA
- the ispC gene encoding 1-deoxy-D-xylulose-5-phosphate reductoisomerase, protein MQKQNIVILGSTGSIGKSTLSVIENNPQKYHAFALVGGKNVEVMFEQCIKFRPHFAALDDVNAAKILREKLIAHHIPTEVLAGQQAICELAAHPDSDQIMASIVGAAGLLPTLSAVKAGKRVLLANKESLVTCGQLFIDAVKNYGAKLLPVDSEHNAIFQSLPPEAQEKIGFCPLSELGVSKIILTGSGGPFRYTPLEQFTNITPEQAVAHPNWSMGKKISVDSATMMNKGLEYIEARWLFNASGEEMEVIIHPQSIIHSMVRYVDGSVIAQMGNPDMRTPIAETMAYPHRTFAGVEPLDFFKIKELTFIEPDFNRYPNLKLAIDAFAAGQYATTAMNAANEIAVQAFLDRQISFMDITKINAKTIEKISPYTIQNIDDVLEIDAQAREIAKTLIGE, encoded by the coding sequence ATGCAAAAACAAAACATTGTCATTCTTGGTTCAACGGGATCAATCGGTAAGAGCACCCTTTCCGTTATCGAAAATAACCCTCAGAAATATCATGCATTTGCACTCGTCGGCGGAAAAAACGTAGAAGTAATGTTTGAACAATGTATCAAATTCCGACCGCACTTTGCGGCTCTTGATGATGTAAATGCGGCTAAAATTTTACGTGAGAAATTAATTGCGCATCATATTCCAACGGAAGTATTAGCAGGACAACAAGCTATTTGTGAACTTGCAGCACATCCAGATTCCGATCAGATAATGGCATCGATTGTTGGTGCAGCAGGATTGTTACCGACTCTTTCAGCGGTTAAGGCTGGTAAAAGGGTATTACTAGCAAATAAAGAATCATTGGTAACCTGTGGACAGCTTTTTATTGATGCTGTAAAAAACTATGGCGCGAAGCTTTTACCAGTAGACAGTGAACATAATGCGATCTTTCAATCGTTACCGCCAGAAGCACAAGAAAAAATCGGTTTTTGCCCACTTTCTGAATTAGGTGTAAGTAAAATTATACTCACCGGTTCTGGCGGGCCATTCCGTTACACGCCACTTGAACAATTCACCAACATCACACCAGAACAAGCAGTTGCGCACCCTAATTGGTCTATGGGTAAAAAAATCTCTGTCGATTCAGCTACAATGATGAATAAGGGCTTGGAATACATTGAGGCTCGCTGGCTTTTCAACGCAAGTGGGGAAGAAATGGAAGTCATTATTCATCCACAATCGATTATTCATTCTATGGTGCGTTATGTTGATGGCTCAGTCATCGCTCAAATGGGAAACCCAGATATGCGTACACCAATTGCAGAAACTATGGCATATCCTCACCGCACTTTTGCGGGAGTAGAACCACTCGATTTCTTTAAAATCAAAGAACTAACATTTATTGAACCTGATTTTAATCGCTATCCAAATTTAAAACTGGCTATTGATGCCTTTGCTGCGGGTCAATATGCGACAACAGCAATGAATGCAGCTAATGAAATTGCCGTACAAGCATTTTTAGATCGTCAAATTAGCTTTATGGATATTACAAAAATTAATGCAAAAACAATTGAGAAAATTTCGCCTTATACCATTCAAAATATTGATGATGTACTCGAAATTGATGCACAAGCAAGAGAAATTGCGAAAACGCTAATTGGGGAATAG
- a CDS encoding sulfite exporter TauE/SafE family protein, whose protein sequence is MALSTIFILLICGICTNMVSAIFGIGGGVLIVPILRTLFPELPIQVISATSLTIVMCTALINLLFFHKQKIKIDHINMILWSIAMVIGVQIGFELSFYFSTAIISLIFTVSLSALAIKTFLNRSRTQIEVPNMSPIERAKGSISCCGGGLIAGITGIGGGSILAPLVGQLKGVKTQQIAVYTNYMMIIGGIGNLYGYLTRVFPYDISLSGQLGYVNFLVVGVVTLGSFGMSFFSMKLRGLMNPALTRKLLAIILFCIAAYMCILEFVFH, encoded by the coding sequence ATGGCACTTAGCACAATTTTTATCTTACTGATTTGCGGTATTTGTACCAATATGGTTTCTGCTATTTTTGGTATTGGCGGTGGGGTATTGATCGTGCCAATTTTACGTACATTATTTCCCGAATTGCCGATTCAAGTTATTTCAGCTACATCACTTACCATTGTGATGTGTACCGCATTGATTAACTTATTATTTTTCCATAAGCAAAAAATTAAAATTGATCATATCAATATGATTTTATGGTCTATAGCAATGGTTATTGGCGTGCAAATTGGTTTTGAATTAAGTTTTTATTTTTCTACAGCGATAATTAGTTTAATTTTTACAGTAAGTTTGAGTGCACTAGCGATTAAAACATTTTTAAACAGATCGAGAACACAAATAGAAGTGCCTAATATGTCTCCTATAGAACGAGCGAAAGGTAGCATTAGCTGTTGTGGCGGAGGATTAATTGCGGGTATTACAGGTATTGGAGGCGGTTCTATTCTTGCTCCCCTTGTCGGACAATTAAAGGGGGTAAAAACGCAACAAATTGCCGTTTATACGAACTATATGATGATTATTGGCGGTATTGGTAATCTATACGGCTATCTCACTAGAGTTTTTCCCTATGATATCAGCCTAAGTGGTCAATTAGGGTATGTAAATTTTCTTGTAGTTGGTGTCGTTACCTTGGGGTCATTTGGAATGAGTTTCTTCTCAATGAAATTGCGTGGATTAATGAATCCGGCTTTAACAAGAAAATTATTGGCGATTATTTTATTTTGTATTGCAGCCTATATGTGTATTTTGGAATTTGTATTCCATTAA
- a CDS encoding anaerobic sulfatase maturase, translating to MNSFQLMAKPTGSICNLDCQYCFYLEKPHLNQRAMSDEVLETYIKSYIETAPQQQVTFLWQGGEPTMASLDFYKRAVDFQHKYANGKQIENSLQTNGVLLNADWCRFLHDHNFLVGLSIDGPEHLHDAYRLTKNGKGTFQQVIDALDLLHNYQVSFNTLTVVHNLNVLHGKEIYHFLKRIGSPYMQFIPLMGDYKQQASAKDYGQFLINIFDEWYANDVGKIGIQFIEQWFMAYLGLQPGLCIFRETCGDQLVIEQNGDIYSCDHYVYPEYKLGNLIETPLVTLVDNIKQKHFGSAKSFLSERCKSCKFRFACHGGCPKHRTVQGFEKPHNQLCEAYYAALSHMEPYLKEFAKCFGKAK from the coding sequence ATGAATTCATTTCAATTAATGGCAAAACCTACTGGCTCAATTTGTAATTTAGATTGCCAGTATTGCTTTTACTTGGAAAAACCTCATTTAAATCAACGAGCCATGAGTGATGAGGTATTAGAAACCTATATCAAATCTTACATAGAAACAGCCCCTCAACAACAAGTAACTTTCCTCTGGCAAGGCGGCGAGCCAACCATGGCAAGCCTTGATTTCTATAAAAGAGCGGTCGATTTTCAGCATAAATATGCTAATGGAAAACAAATAGAAAATTCACTACAAACCAATGGTGTATTACTTAATGCCGATTGGTGCCGTTTTCTACATGATCATAATTTTCTTGTGGGGCTTTCTATAGATGGCCCAGAACACTTACATGATGCCTATCGTTTAACTAAAAATGGCAAAGGCACATTTCAACAAGTAATAGATGCACTAGATTTACTACATAACTATCAAGTGTCTTTTAATACTCTCACAGTAGTGCATAATCTAAATGTTCTACATGGCAAAGAAATCTATCATTTTCTAAAACGAATTGGATCACCATATATGCAATTTATTCCACTAATGGGAGATTATAAGCAACAAGCCTCTGCAAAGGATTATGGGCAGTTTCTAATTAATATTTTTGATGAATGGTACGCTAATGATGTAGGAAAAATTGGGATTCAGTTTATTGAACAATGGTTTATGGCCTATCTTGGATTACAACCTGGTTTATGTATTTTTCGTGAAACCTGCGGTGATCAATTAGTTATTGAACAAAATGGGGATATTTATAGTTGCGATCATTATGTTTACCCTGAGTACAAGTTAGGAAACCTCATAGAAACGCCACTAGTAACATTGGTTGATAACATAAAACAAAAACATTTCGGTTCAGCGAAATCCTTTCTTTCCGAACGATGCAAAAGCTGTAAATTTCGTTTTGCCTGTCATGGAGGTTGCCCAAAACATCGAACGGTTCAAGGATTTGAAAAACCACATAATCAACTATGTGAAGCCTATTATGCAGCGCTCTCTCATATGGAACCCTATTTGAAAGAATTTGCAAAATGCTTTGGTAAAGCAAAATAA
- a CDS encoding Crp/Fnr family transcriptional regulator, with translation MSSSSPYLPQNLHQCIISESKTLGKNSLIYTQGEKPKEFYFLKRGLVRLYHSLENGKETLIRLYHANEYFGFRTIFSETTYHCSAKVLLEADIIRIFPGNHTTFIANNPDFSCYLMKQLSNELYDAEHRVSSTAYKRSYERIIDAIENLTESYPDYPWTYREVAEFCGCETETAIRISQELKKQGILDKNTRHLRICS, from the coding sequence ATGTCAAGCTCATCACCTTATTTACCTCAAAATTTACACCAATGCATTATTTCTGAAAGTAAAACACTAGGGAAAAACAGCTTAATTTATACTCAAGGTGAAAAACCTAAAGAATTTTATTTTTTAAAACGAGGGCTTGTCCGGCTTTATCATAGCTTAGAAAATGGTAAAGAAACCTTGATTCGACTTTATCATGCTAACGAGTATTTTGGGTTTAGAACAATCTTTAGTGAAACAACTTATCATTGTAGTGCAAAGGTATTACTAGAAGCAGATATTATTCGTATATTTCCTGGAAATCACACTACTTTTATTGCAAATAATCCTGATTTTTCCTGCTATCTTATGAAACAACTTTCGAATGAATTATATGACGCAGAACACCGAGTAAGTAGTACAGCCTATAAACGAAGCTACGAACGTATAATTGATGCAATTGAAAATTTAACTGAAAGTTATCCCGATTATCCTTGGACCTACCGAGAAGTAGCTGAATTTTGTGGATGTGAAACAGAAACGGCTATTCGTATTAGTCAAGAATTAAAGAAACAAGGAATTCTAGACAAAAATACAAGGCATCTAAGAATCTGCTCTTAA
- the tnpA gene encoding IS200/IS605 family transposase: MVFIPKYRRKAIYGKLRADIGQILRQLCDYKNVEIIEAHAMPDPIHMLLKIPPKISVSGFMGYLKGKSALIIFERHANLKYRYGNRHFWAKGFFVSTVGLNTKAVEDYIRNQEKEDMVQDNLSTKEHVDPFKG; this comes from the coding sequence ATTGTATTTATCCCGAAGTACAGAAGAAAAGCAATTTATGGAAAGTTAAGAGCAGATATAGGTCAAATATTGAGGCAGTTATGTGACTATAAAAATGTGGAGATAATAGAAGCGCATGCAATGCCAGACCCTATCCATATGCTCTTAAAAATCCCACCTAAAATATCAGTATCAGGTTTTATGGGCTATCTGAAGGGGAAGTCAGCGCTAATAATTTTTGAAAGACACGCGAACTTAAAATATAGATATGGAAATAGGCATTTCTGGGCGAAAGGATTTTTTGTAAGCACAGTAGGGTTAAATACAAAAGCAGTAGAGGATTATATAAGAAACCAAGAAAAAGAAGATATGGTTCAAGATAATTTATCAACGAAAGAACATGTTGACCCCTTTAAGGGGTAA
- the rpoH gene encoding RNA polymerase sigma factor RpoH, whose product MDKETQMMLVPQGSIEGYIRAANEYPMLTAEEEKELAERLYYHEDLDAAKKLILSHLRFVIHVARGYSGYGLPQADLIQEGNIGLMKAVKRFNPEVGVRLVSFAVHWIKAEIHEYVLRNWRIVKVATTKAQRKLFFNLRKTKQRLGWFNENEVDIVANELGVSKEDVIEMESRMSGADVGFDLPTDDAETETYSPALYLEDKSSNFAAELENENFESQATEQLGAALQSLDARSQDIIKARWLDDNKATLHDLAAKYNVSAERIRQLETNALKKLKSAVSF is encoded by the coding sequence ATGGATAAAGAAACACAAATGATGTTAGTTCCTCAAGGCAGTATCGAAGGTTATATTCGTGCGGCAAATGAATATCCGATGCTGACCGCAGAGGAAGAAAAGGAATTGGCAGAACGTTTGTATTATCACGAGGATTTAGATGCTGCGAAAAAACTCATTTTGTCGCATCTTCGTTTCGTGATCCATGTTGCGCGTGGCTATTCTGGCTATGGTCTGCCACAAGCTGACTTAATCCAAGAAGGCAATATCGGCTTAATGAAAGCTGTCAAACGTTTTAACCCTGAAGTTGGTGTACGTTTGGTGTCATTCGCCGTGCATTGGATTAAAGCAGAGATCCACGAATATGTTCTTCGTAACTGGCGTATCGTAAAAGTCGCAACCACGAAGGCTCAACGTAAATTATTTTTCAACCTACGAAAAACTAAACAGCGTTTAGGTTGGTTCAATGAAAACGAAGTGGATATTGTGGCAAACGAGTTAGGCGTATCCAAAGAAGATGTGATCGAAATGGAATCACGTATGAGCGGCGCAGATGTAGGTTTTGATTTACCTACTGATGATGCTGAAACAGAGACCTATTCTCCAGCCCTTTATTTGGAAGATAAAAGTTCTAATTTCGCTGCAGAGCTGGAAAATGAAAACTTTGAAAGCCAAGCAACCGAGCAATTAGGTGCAGCGCTACAAAGCCTAGATGCGCGTAGTCAAGATATTATCAAAGCTCGTTGGTTAGACGATAACAAAGCTACATTGCACGACTTAGCGGCAAAATATAATGTCTCTGCTGAACGTATTCGTCAATTAGAAACCAATGCACTGAAAAAATTAAAAAGTGCGGTGAGTTTTTAA